The genomic segment TGAAATTTTTAGAGTTGGAGGACAAAGAAGAAGCCAAAGAAGCGCTGCAGCAATGGGAAGATGATTGGGATGATGATGATCTCAATGATGATTTCTCCTTACAGCTAAGGAGAGAACTGGAGGGGAACGCTGGGAAGAACGAGGCCAAGTCGACATGACTTTTTTCATTTTAGTACTTCTATGTTATGATAACTTTGCTTGCTGTATTTCTGATTGCCAACTTTTACCAGACATGATTTTTGAAGTCTGCAAAAATTTGGAATGCTCTTCATCTGTGAACGTATTTTcatcatccaaatggcttgtcAATTTCTCGTTTCTTAGACTTCTGATATTTTGTGCCGTTTGATATGAATGTTGCAGCGATAAGTCTAATTTTGTTGCATCGTTCGTGTGGCTGGAGATTATGAGTTTTGAACACATTTTCTACATGGAATTGAATATGAGCTATCCGAATGTAATTCaaaaagtattttaaaacaataattcCACGTAAAAGGTTAGAATCTTAACACGTAAATTATCCATACTCATCTCTGTTAGTTTCTTTCCTTTTCAAAATGCTGAGACCATCCAATTTAAGATATACGTTATACTTGGGAGCGACTGCTTAAGTCACctgtagggatgtaatcgagtcgagccgagtcGAActtttgaatgtttgagcttggttcgtttataatcgagccgagctcgagctttatttaacgaatatatgcatggctcacgagcttattcaagtcTTTATCGAgtctaaacaagcttaataaatatgaattatacatttaaattttcattaaattaattaaaaagtaaattatatatttaaagaaaattatattatttttattaaaaattgtaaatttattataataaataaatttaatagatttttctatatatttcataaataatatgcaaaatcaataaatcaatatcaaaactattattttttcatctaaaagattactcatgaacttaccaacgaacatgttcacgagctaacgagccgaatactgtaaaacttgagtttgattttttttatcttaaCGAGACTcgttaaacgagctcaaacgagcttttatcgaatcgagcttcgaatagatcacaaacggtttggttcatttacatccctactcACCTGCGTCGTCCTCGAACAAACCTATTACCTTAAAGTCTGGTACCGTAAGAATGATTAGAACATGACAAAACAGCATAAATACTTTTCTCATTTCTTGTTCAAATTATTGAATAAAATCTTAATATGGAGAAGAGTTAATCAAAAACAGCAAGTATTTGCATAGAAGCAGGGCATATCCAAtgaaaactattattacaaATCCTTCATTAAATCTCCACCATCTCTTTTTCTTTGGATGCTATGATTGTTTCTATGATCAAGGGAAGTTTGCATTCACAAGCTTGAAGATCATATCCACTATTGTTCGTGCTCTGCGAATAAAGTAGCtcatgttttatgtttttgctTGGATTTACTCAATGGTTTCAATATTCTTGACAAAGGTTATACACACAGATATGTGTATGATATAATGAAATCAGTTTCTCTCTCAAAAAAATCACCATATACATGAAATTCACTTCTATGTTATGAGTACAAATTCAGCcctcattttatatttttagtagaGTCACAGCACATTGTAAATCTCTTTGCCTTCCAAGGATTAAAATGTAATTATACATGCGTAGACATTTGTGTTCACAGCCTTCAAATCCAATGCCCGAAGATTCTAGAAAAAACACTTCCATCTTACAAACGCAATGCCTGCAACAACGTGCGTATCTTCGAAACCTGCAACCTCATCGACTTCTAATTCATCTGTTCCCCCATTTTCGTCGACTCATAAACTTTTCCCAGTCGCATCCTTCACCCGTCGCGAGTTTCTCGCTTCTCTGTCCATTGCTGTCACCCCTTTCATCATATCTCCTCAACTTAGTAATAATCCAATAAATGTTGGAAACCCCGTAGCTTTACCAGTTTCCCAAGCACGTGGACTCTTTCAGATGCCCCCTTTTCGCCTTGTCAATAAGTAATTGTCTGCATTACGTTCATGCAAAGACAAGTCTATTCTGTATTTTATGCTTGATAATTGATATTGACTCTATTTTCTGGAATCGGTCATGGGAGTAGCCTTTTTCATGTGTTTGATATGCTACTCTCTGAATCCTGGTGAacccattttaaaaaattattcctTTTGCTGATATCGTGTAGTTAATCAATCCGTTTTAGATTATGGCTTTTTGTGGAATGGATGTAGGTACTATTTGGTGAGAGCAGGGGAGTCAGAATATGAGAGTTCGGGAATCATTAACACGAACCCAGTGACTAAAACATCGATGGATAATGGGTTATCGGAGATAGGGAAGAAACAGACTGTGAAAGCTGCATTGGCTTTGAAATCAATGGGGGCATGTGAAGGCAACTGCTGGATTTGGCCTTCTATAACTCAGAGGGCGTACCAAGCTGCTGAAATAATTGCAGCAGTTAATGGTGTCGGTAGAAGGTAACAGACGATGATTTTTGGTATTAATTTGTTTGTTCGCATATGCTTCTCTGTGAAGTTATATTGGATTTAAAATCAAATATCGTCCCGACATTTATAATTCTGGCACGAGGTGATAACTGTTGGATGTGGAGTCTGACGGTCTGCCACCTTCAGTGTTGTGGTTTTGGTGTTTAAGCATTCACAATTGTCTAAATAGTTAGCCTCTTACTATTGCTCATCCATGGAACATGCGCTTTTGCGATTTCGGGTAAAAGAGATCCTTAAGTGCAAATTGTTAGGGtgagttttttccaaaatatagACAAGAGAGTTGCATGATCTTATGCTTTGACTATGAGGGCTTAGGCACTCGCCCGAGACTTGCTTGTTAATCTACATGAAAATTGCCTATTTTTGCTAATCTTCTTTCTATATGTGTCAAGCACAACCACCCAAAACTTTAAGTCCAACCTTGAATACGGAACTTGTTCTCTTTATACGTTTGCTTGTACGACTcgtgaaaaaacatttttccttcttttttggAGCTTATTTTATTCAGAACGAATCTAGTTTAGAAATGACCATTTGAATTGTTTAAATACATTTGGAATGAGCTGTTCTTACCAGAGCCTTTTCAAAGTTATCTACAGTCATATAGTACCAGAATATAGCTTCTTGGATGCTCGGGGATTGGGAGCATATGAAGGAAAAGAGTTGGATTCTGTTTCTGAGGTAACGCCCAATAACTAGTGACAGAGTCCATGTGGTCAGATAATCATATTGAAACCACCCTACCGCACATTCAGATATGTATTTATTTGCGTGAAAGATCATGTGGAACGCTATACATTTTGCCCCTAG from the Primulina tabacum isolate GXHZ01 chromosome 8, ASM2559414v2, whole genome shotgun sequence genome contains:
- the LOC142553281 gene encoding protein DELETION OF SUV3 SUPPRESSOR 1(I)-like isoform X3, with translation MATEQPKPATEEAKMDLFEDDDEFEEFEIDYELEDKEEAKEALQQWEDDWDDDDLNDDFSLQLRRELEGNAGKNEAKST
- the LOC142553280 gene encoding uncharacterized protein LOC142553280 isoform X1 encodes the protein MPATTCVSSKPATSSTSNSSVPPFSSTHKLFPVASFTRREFLASLSIAVTPFIISPQLSNNPINVGNPVALPVSQARGLFQMPPFRLVNKYYLVRAGESEYESSGIINTNPVTKTSMDNGLSEIGKKQTVKAALALKSMGACEGNCWIWPSITQRAYQAAEIIAAVNGVGRSHIVPEYSFLDARGLGAYEGKELDSVSEIYASDSLSPNIKPPPTDDGTPNESVQDVFVRVTQLMSILETQYSKDTVIIVSPDSDNLSVLQAGIVGLELKRHRDLAYGPGEVRYIDASSVPTYKQPPSAVYKCLNPPNCD
- the LOC142553280 gene encoding uncharacterized protein LOC142553280 isoform X2 → MLLSESWYYLVRAGESEYESSGIINTNPVTKTSMDNGLSEIGKKQTVKAALALKSMGACEGNCWIWPSITQRAYQAAEIIAAVNGVGRSHIVPEYSFLDARGLGAYEGKELDSVSEIYASDSLSPNIKPPPTDDGTPNESVQDVFVRVTQLMSILETQYSKDTVIIVSPDSDNLSVLQAGIVGLELKRHRDLAYGPGEVRYIDASSVPTYKQPPSAVYKCLNPPNCD